The uncultured Bacteroides sp. genomic sequence GCAAGAATTTGTGGAAATACGGCAAGAACCCAGATGAAGTAATGCTTCCTATGGTGCAATATAGTGATGTGATTTTTGGTAGTGAACCCGAGTATGAAAAGGTTCTTGGAATTGCCCGTGTAGGATTTAAGGCTGTAACAGCAGACGAAAAACTGAATGAGGATGGATTTAGGGCAGTAGGCGAACAAGTTGTGACAAAGGTTCCTCGTTGTAAAAAGATGTTTCTGGAGTTGCGTAATTCTATCAATGCCAATCATAACACTATTGCCGGAGTTGTTTATTCAGATAATACTTTGAAGAGCTCCAAGATATATGATATTACCCATAACGTAGACCGTGTTGGAGTAGGAGATGCTTTCTGTGGTGGAATGATTTATGGGTTGGTAGCTTATCCTGGTGATGATCAGAAAGCACTTGATTTTGCAATGGCTGCCTCTTGTCTTAAGAATACAATCTACGGAGACTTTAACCTGGTAACTGTTGCTGAAGTTGAAAATCTGATGGGAGGTGACGGTTCAGGTCGTGTTTCCCGATAAAACAAGAAAAAGAATAAGTGAAAATTTATATACTTACTTCTGATTAATATAAATGGTTCTTATGAACGAAATGTTTGTAAGAGCCATTTTACTTTTTCTCTAACAGATAATACTTATCTTTGTTTTACAATATTATCAGGTAATCTAAAGCACAGTAAAATGAAAAAATGCTATTACATATTCTCATTGCTATTCATTATTTTAAGTGTCTCTGTATTTGCTGATGACGCTCAACATAATCTTCAAACTTCTTTAGAGAAAGTCTTTAAACTCCATAATGGTGATTTGATTTTTCAGAATGTAGATTGTGGTCCGATGTGCGATGCTATTAATGAAGTGACTCAAGGATATCACGGAGCAAAGTTTTCACATGTTGGAATTATCACTATAGATAAGAAACAGATTTATGTAATAGAAGCTATTTCGAAAGGAGTTTCAATTACTTCATTGTCAAAATTTCTGATTAGAAGTTTGGATAACAATGGTAAACCTCGTATTGCAATTGGAAGATTAAATAAAAAATATCAGCAATTAATACCGCAGGCAATTTGTGAAGCAAGGAAGCTTGTTGGTAAACCTTATGATGACTATTTTGATATAAGCAATGATTCTTATTACTGTTCAGAATTGGTTTACTTTGCTTTTTTGAAAGCAAATAATAATAAACCACTATTTCAGCTGGCTCCAATGACTTATAAGTCACCTAAAACAAATAAGATTTTTCCTGTATGGGATGATTATTTCAAGAACTTAAATATTCCCGTGCCCGAAGGCAAACCAGGTATTAATCCTGGTGGAATATCACGTTCGGGATGCCTTAAAGTATCTTTTTCTTTTAAGTAAATTCTTTTCTTAAAGATTATACACTTTTGACCGAGGTAATATTCTGGCTTTTTGCTGAGGCCAGAGTCCCTTGCATGTAATATCTTTCATTTAAGAAACTTCCTTCATTTTGTGTCGGTGCTTTCTCTGTATTTGCGGCAGGTTGTTCTGTTTTCTGTTGCTTGGTATTCTCTAGTTTAGCTTTTAACTCATTTATAACAATGTCTTTTTTAGTAGTCTCGGACATAAGACTTTTAATTTGTTCTTGCAGGCGATAGTTTTCCTCACACACTTTATCAAATCTTGATTTCTTTACACATGATGAAAAAACTATTACCGTTGATATAGTAAAAACGAGGATTTTAAGTTTTGTATTCATAATATGCAGTTCGATTATTTTCTGATACAAATATATGCAAATAAAGATATTAGTTGTTCCTTTTTTTAATAAAGTTCATTTAAACAATAATCCAGAATTATCTTTTATTGGCCAATGGCTATTATTCATCAATGAATTTAGTCATTGACCAATAAAAAGTCTTGCTTACAAGTTATTTTTATTTATTGTTTTTAATCTTCACATTGTTTACAACAACATTCTTCAGAATAAAAGGATTCATGGCATTCAGATTAATCTTTCCATCTTTAGCCTTTATGTTCAGATTCTCAAAAGTGAAGTTTGTGAGCTTGTATTTATCAGACTCTTTTACATTAAAGAATACCTCACATTCAAGATTTATATTTCTCATTGTCACGTTGTCTGAGTACGAGAGAGGCATATCTTTTCTGCTCTTTGGATCAAAGAACTGATTCCATGGTTTGATAAAAATAAAACTGTTAGCATTACCTTTGATATCTTCCACTAGGATATATTCGTATTTTTGAGGAGTGTCTGGGCGCATCTTAAGCCATAACAAACGATTGGCTTTGTCTACTGTGCAACGACGAAGAATTATATTCCGGTTGTGTATAGATTCACTTCCGCATGTAAGTGCACTGTGGCAAAATCCGTAAGTACAATCTTCAATAATGATATTGGTATTACTGCCGTTGTTTGGGTCTTGATCAGCCCAGGTACCTTTTCCACCTTTAAGAGCTATACCATCATCATTTGCAGAGATAAAGCAATTCTTTACTAAGAAATTATTGCAAGCATCAATATCTATACCATCTGTGCTAGGTGCTTTAACTGGAGCAGCCGGCGAGAATATATATAGATTAAGCATCTTTACGTTATTACACTTATAAAAATGTGTAGTCCAGAAAGGGGAATTAATAATATGAATACCTGAAATCTGCACGTCGTTGCTATTTGATACGTAAAGTAACCGAGGACGTAATTCGTCCATATTGGTACATTTATTGTTTACAGCACGGCGTTTCCAGAAAGATTTCCAGTAACGCATACCGTTTCCGTTAAGAGTACCTTCACCCGAAATGGTGAATCCATTAACGTGATCTGCATTTACCAAAGCAGGGAAATATTGCAGTGTTTGTCCCTCCATACGTGTTTCAACAATAGGGAAATTGCTTATATCGTCACTACCTTTCAATACAGCATCTTTTTCTAAGTACAGATGTGTTTTGGGTTTGAAAAAGAGAGAACTGCTTAAATAAGTTCCTTGAGGAATAACTATCACACCGCCTCCTTCTTGTGTAGCCTTGTCGATAACAGCTTGTATCTTTGCTGTTTGCAGAATAGTGCTGTCATTAACAACTCCGTAATCGGTAATCCGGTATGCTTTTCCCAGGTTCTTGATATTAACAACTTCGTTTTTTCTGAACCAATCAGAAATAGGTGTTCCATCCGGGAATTTTTCTTGTGCAAATACTTGTACGTTAATGAATGCAGTTAATAACAATATTGTTAATCTGATGCTTCTTTTGTTCATTTGGTTTCTTTTTGAAATATTTGTATTTGAAACAAAGGTACCTTGTTTTTTAATTATGTGCAAATGTAGCTAGCCTAAAAGGCTACAGTAAAAAGAATTACTTCATAAAAACTCTTTTTACAGTATAAAAATGGCATAAAAACAGATTTTAGTTATCTTCTTTGACTTCACAGCGTGTACTTAAGTCAGGGTATATGATATCCATTGATTTCTTAAAGGAATTGGATATATATATATTCAACCTAATATCCTTTTTTTTTGTTATATCTACATATTGTATTCCTTAAAATCGAAACTTATGGCACAATACAAAAAAGTGTATTTTTTATGCCTCAGCCTTCTGGTTGTTTGTCCGGGTATATCAATGGCACAGAAACCTAATATTCCTCTGATTGATTCATTGATTACTGTGGGGTATGCTACTGGGAAACTAAGGAATGTTTCGGGTTCTGTAGAGAAAATTACTGAAATACAGATGAATAGGGAACAAATAACAACCCCTCTGGATGCTATACGTGGACGAGTTCCCGGATTAACTATTCAGCGCGGAACAAATAGCCCGGCAGCTCTGGATGCTGTACGTTTACGTGGTACTACCTCGTTAAGCAGTGGCAACGATCCGCTGATTATTGTAGATGGCGTTTTTGGTGATTTAAGTATGCTTGCTTCTATTTACCCTACTGATATAGAAAGTTTTACTATTTTGAAAGATGCCTCCGAAACAGCGCAGTATGGTTCGCGCGGTGCCTCAGGAGTAATCGAAGTAACGACAAAGAAAGGGATTAGTGACAAAACAAGAGTGAGCTATAATAGCAGTTTTGGCATTGCTTCTGTTTATAAGAATCTGAAAATGCTTTCTGCCGATGAATTCCGGAATGTGGCGCTTGATCGAAATATTTCTATTCTGGATAAAGGTTACAATACTGATTTTGAGAAAGAAATAGAGCAAACCGGACTGCAGCAAAATCATAATGTTGCTTTCTATGGAGGAACTCAGGCTTCCAGTTATCGCGTTTCTGTGGGACTTATGAATCGTCAGGGGGTGATCTTGAATGAAGATATGAAGATTCTGACTTCCAATATGAACATGGCGCAGGAAATCTTCGACGGTTTTGTGAAATGCGATTTGGGAATGTTTGGTTCTGTTCAGAAGAATCGGAATCTGTTCGATTATCAAAAAACATTCTATTCGGCAGCTACTTTCAATCCAACTTTCCCCAATCATAAGAATCCGGAAACAGGCTCCTGGGACATGATCACGAATGCCAGCCAGATTACTAACCCATTGGCCTGGATGGAGGTGAAAGATAATGATGCAATTTCGCATATTAGTGCTCATGCCCGCCTGACGTTCCACCTGTCCGACAACTGGAAACTGGCAATGTTTGGCGCATACACTAATAATATTGTGGAGAATTCACAATATCTTCCCACCTCCGTTTGGGCACATGGGCAGGCTTATAAAGGTATACGGAAGATGGAATCATTGCTCGGAAACATGATGCTGACCTACAAAAAAAGCTGGAAGAAAAATTTCTTTGATGTGTTGGCACTGGCTGAATTGCAGAAAGAAACATACACCGGTTTCTATACCACAGTGACGAATTTCAGCACGGATAAATTGGGGTATGACAACTTGCAGGCAGGAGCAATCCGTTTGTGGGAAGGAACAAATTCCTATTATGAAGAACCTCGGCTGGCTTCATTTTTGGGACGTTTTAATTATACATTTGCTGACTGTTATATCTTTACTGTCAATACCCGTGCGGATGCCTCTTCCAAGTTTGGACACAATCACAAATGGGGATTTTTCCCTTCTTTTTCCGCTGCCTGGGTGGTGAGTGAAGAAAAGTTTATGAAGCATCTGCCCATCGTGAATAACTTAAAGTTCCGTATTGGATACGGTTTGGCGGGAAATCAGAGTGGAATTGATTCGTACACAACGCTAAACCTGGTAAAACCAAACGGAATTATTCCCGTGGGTTCTTCTTCACAGGCATCATTGGGTGTTATAAGGAATACCAATCCAGACCTGAAATGGGAGACAAAATTAACTTTCAATATGGGAATTGACGTTGCTTTGTTTGATAACCGCTTGTTGTTTACTTCAAATTATTATACATCGAAGACGAAGGATATGCTTTATCTTTATAATGTGAGTGTACCCCCCTTTACATACAATACATTATTGGCAAATATTGGTTCAATACGGAATAGCGGTATGGAAATTGCAATTGGAATAACACCTTTGAAAGCCAAAGATATGGAACTGAATATCAATGCAAATATTACTTTCCAGCAAAATAAATTGTTGTCATTGAGTGGATATTACAACGGAGAATCCATTTCCGGCCCCAAGTATAAGAGTTTGGCAAGCCTTAACGGTGCCGGATTTCATGGAGGATATAATAACATTGTATATCAGGTGGTGGGACAACCGTTGGGAGTGTTCTACTTACCACATTCCAAAGGACTGATGGCTGGCTCCAACGGCGGATCAGTATATGATATTACAGACCTGAACGGAGGGGGTGTCAGTTTGGAAGACGGAGAAGATCGTTATGTAGCAGGACAAGCGGTACCCAAAGCTTTGCTGGGATCTAACATAAGTTTACGCTACAAGCGCTGGGATATCTCGATACAGATCAACGGAGCTTTTGGGCATAAAATCTATAACGGCACTTCACTGACTTATATGAATATGAATATTTTCCCGGATTATAGTGTTATGAAAGAAGCACCGCAACGCAACATTAAAGACCAGACGGCAACAGATTACTGGCTGGAACGGGGCGACTATGTTAATTTTGATTATGTGACAGTTGGCTGGAACGTGCCTGTACAGAAAGTAAAGAAGTATATCCAGTCGCTCCGCTTGGCGTTTACTGTCAATAACCTGGCAACGATTACCGGATATTCGGGACTTACGCCCATGATTAACAGTTCTACAGTAAATAATACGCTTGGCCTGGACGACAAGCGTGGATATCCGCTGGCACGAACTTATACGTTGGGATTGAATATTAATTTTTAATGGAGGACATTCAAATGAAACGCCAGTATATCTATGCTTTCTCATGTGCTGTTTTGATAATACTATCTGCTGCGTGCAACAAATTTCTGGAAGAGACCCCACGTGATAAACTGCCTGAAGAGGAAGCTTACAAAACGCTTTCTGATGTCTATCTCAATGCAGTAGCCTCGTTGTACACATATATAGGTGGATATAGCGACAGCCAGGGATTGCAGGGTACGGGGCGAGGTGTCTATGACCTGAATACATTTACAACAGACGAGGCTATTATGCCCACTCGAGGCGGCGACTGGTATGATGGTGGCTTCTGGCAAGGGTTGTTCCTGCATAAATGGGGAACGGACAATGACGCTATTCAGGCTACATGGGAGTATCTATATAAAGTGGTGAATCTTTGCAATAAATCTTTAGAGGAAATTGACCGTTTTGCAGAGACACATTCAGATGCTGAACTGCCGGCTTACAGGGCGGAAGTACGTGCTATACGTGCAATGTATTACTATTATCTGATGGACTTGTTTGGAAGGGTTCCGCTGGTGCTTTCCTCTTCAACACAGATGAAAGATATAATTCAGAAAGAACGGAAAGAAGTTTTCGATTTTGTAGTTAAAGAATTGCAGGCAGCCGCTCCTATATTAGCAGCAACACGAAGTAACCAACCCGGAGATTATTACGGACGCCTGACTCGTCCGGTTATCTGTTTTCTGCTTGCAAAACTTACTTTAAATGCAGAGATCTATACTGATAATAACTGGACTGACGGTATACGTCAGGATGGGAAATCGATTTACTTTGAGGTGGACGGTAAACAATTGAATGCGTGGCAAGCAACAGCAGCCTATTGTGATATGATTACTGCAGTGGGATACCAACTAGAACCACATTACGAGCGCAACTTTGCTGTATTTAATGAGTCCTCTAATGAGAATATATTTACTATTCCAATGAATAAAACAATGTATACTAATCAAATGCAGTATCTTTTCCGTTCTCGTCATTACAATCATGGAAAGGCCTATGGGCTGGGAGGCGAAAACGGCTCGAGTGCCACTATAGAGGCACTCAATACGTTTGGTTATGGTACAAAGACAATAGACCCTCGTTTTGATAAATGCTATTTTGCAGGAATTGTGTATGATCTGAAAGGAAACGTTGTAAAGTTGGATAACGGGACTGTATTGGAGTATTTCCCCTGGAAAGTACTTCTGGACGTTTCAAATACTATTTACGAGAAAACGGCGGGTGCGCGTATGAAGAAGTATGAAGTGGATGTTACGGCTACGAAAGACGGTAAATTGATGGAGAATGACATTGTTTTGTTTCGCTATGCGGATGTGTTGCTGATGAAGAGCGAAGCCAAAGTTCGTAACGGTGAAAATGGAGATACAGAACTAAATGCGGTTCGTTACCGTGTTGGTGCACCTGCCCGGGAGGCAACATTAGATAATCTGTTAACCGAAAGGCTACTTGAACTAGCCTGGGAAGGATGGAGACGGCAGGATTTAATACGTTTCGGACAATTTACCCGTGCATATAGTAGTCGCCCACAACTTCCGAACGAAGAGAATGGATACACAATCGTGTTCCCTATTCCTGCGAAAATAATAGGGATGAATCCGTTATTGATTCAGAATGCCGGGTATTGAAAGAAAATGCTCAATCCTAAAAATGCTATCAAAAAAATGTCTGGTCATTTCTGTTAAACAGACTTGGTACTTTGGATAAAGTCTCAAGTCTGTTTTTTTAGATGATAAGATAAAAAGTGATAGAAGTGTAGGCAGTGATAGCTATTTTGAAGACTATATAGGGGGTAGGGGCATCCTTATAGAGTGCCCCATTACTATATAAAGTTCAAAATATGTATCACTACCTACACTCCTATCACTAAATCGTTGAATAGGAGATTCTATTTTTCTGTAATATTCAAAAAAAAGTTTTAACCCTCACTCTCTCACTATTTTATTTAACGAGTTAGATAATAGGTAGTTACAAAGTGATGGATTGGTTTTTACCATCACAAAACCATCACAAAAAGGTCTGTACCCTCACTTTTTTAAGCATAATCTGCAAATTTCAGGCTTATTTGTATTGAGCAACAAAATCAGACTGAGTTTGATTCTTTTTGAATAAAAATAGCTCGAAAAAGTGATGGATAGACCCAAAAGTGATGGCTTCGTGAGAGTTCGAAACGCTACCATCACAAAGTAATATGCTATATTTAAATACATTACAAGAAAAAGTGAGGGAGTGAGGGATGATTTCTGTTTTCCTTTAAGATCGTGCAAAAATAGGATGTAAAAACATCCCGCCGGCTTTTTTTGAAACTCAACCGGATGTTGAACAAACTCCCGCCAGGTTTTCAAAAAAGCCGGCGGGAGTTTGAGTCGCTATTCGCCAATGGATTTTATTTATTGGAGAATGGATTTTATTTATTCACCAATAATTCACCCCGATATCTACTTAATATGTTATACTTTGGCACAAAAGTGTAACAGAAAGAAACGTTCTTGTGACATTAAAATACGCTCTTTGATAGAAGTATTATGAGAAAATACATTCTGGCAGGACTAAGAACTTTTATTGTTTTGTTATGCTTCTCTTTTTATGCAAATTCATTGGCGCAGACAAAGATTTCTGCTAATGCGGCAATGCATACCAATAGACAAAGTATATCCATCAACGAAGGCTGGAGATTCTTATAATATAAATATGCTAAATGGTGTAATAAGTTTCAGAACTTAAAACATATATGCAAAGCCAACAGCAATATTCTCACCGCTCAAATTGAAACCGAAAGCTTTTCCTGCCTGAGGATAATTCTTCTTATAGCCCAGAAAACCTATTTTAGAGATAAACTTAAATCTTTCTGCTACTTTAATAGCTACGCCAGGTTTTAAACCAGCTTCAAATCCGGTTCTTGTTTCTGACTCATTCCCGATTTCCGATTTTACTTTAGATAAGCCTACTCCGCCATCAATAAACAGGCTGATAATTTCTTTATCAAAATAGGTATAACGTGCGTAAGGAGCAAATGTAAATACTTTATCTGTAGAGACAATTCCATCGTTCTCTCTTTCCTGACCATAGCTTACCGATGCTCCAATTCCCCATTTCTCAGTCAGCTCATAAGTCAGCTCAGGAGCTACTTCAAAGGATGTGGTGTTTTTGTCTGTGTTGCGCCAGAAGTTAGCTGTTCCGGCAATTTCAAACTTTTGAGCATAAGAGGTGAGACTTGTTACAGCCAGTGCAAAGAATAGAATAATTTTTTTCATTATTAATATGAATTTTGTTAATGAGTCTGCATAAAAGCAGAAATCCCCGTAGCCATCAGACTACGGGGATTTTAATATAGTTGATTAGCTTAAATTACTTAGTCAAAGCTTGAGAAACAACAACTGCAACAGCAACAGTAGCACCTACCATTGGGTTGTTACCAATTCCTAAGAATCCCATCATTTCTACGTGAGCAGGAACTGATGAAGAACCAGCGAACTGAGCGTCTGAGTGCATACGTCCCATAGTATCTGTCATACCATAAGAAGCAGGACCAGCAGCCATGTTGTCTGGGTGAAGAGTACGACCTGTACCACCACCTGATGCAACAGAGAAATAGCTCTTACCTTGTTCGATACATTCTTTTTTGTATGTACCTGCAACTGGATGTTGGAAACGAGTTGGGTTTGTTGAGTTACCTGTAATAGATACGTCAACTCCTTCTTTGTGCATGATAGCTACACCTTCACGAACATCATCTGCACCGTAGCACTTAACTGCTGCGCGAGGACCGTTTGAGTATGCTTTTTCCATAACAACTTTCAATTCGCTTGTATAGTAATCGAATTCAGTTTGAACGTAAGTAAATCCGTTAATACGTGAAATGATCTGAGCAGCATCTTTTCCAAGACCGTTCAAGATAACACGAAGACGTTCTTTACGTACTTTGTTTGCCATTTCTGCAATTTTGATTGCACCTTCAGCAGCTGCGAATGATTCGTGTCCTGCAAGGAATGCGAAACATTTTGTTTCGTTACGAAGCAAACGTGCAGCAAGGTTACCATGGCCGATACCAACCTTACGGTCTTCAGCTACTGAACCTGGGATACAGAATGATTGCAGACCGATACCGATAGCTTCGGCAGCGTCAGCTGCATTTGAACAACCTTTTTTGATAGCGATAGCTGCACCTACTACGTAAGCCCATTTAGCGTTTTCAAAACAGATTGGCTGTGTTTCTTCACACATTTTATAAGGATCGATACCAGCTGCGTCGCAGATAGCTTTTGCTTCTTCGATGTCTTTGATACCGTTAGCGTTTAGCGTTGCATTGATCTTGTCGATACGACGTTCATAACTTTCAAATAATGCCATATTGTATTTCCTCCTTTATTTATGCGTGACGTGGATCAATGAATTTAACTGCACCAGCTTCTTTTGTGAAGCGTCCGTATGTACCGGTTACTTTCTTCAAAG encodes the following:
- a CDS encoding sugar kinase; this encodes MTTKIVTFGEVLLRLTPPDYLKFSQVKEFVATYGGSEANVAVSLANFGLNSEFVTRLPKNDIADACIKELRSHNVGTNEIVYGGERLGIYFLENGAVARQSKVVYDRANSSFSTLQPGMIDWKEVLKDAQWFHWSGVAAAVSQGAADACMEGIKVADSMGLTISCDLNFRKNLWKYGKNPDEVMLPMVQYSDVIFGSEPEYEKVLGIARVGFKAVTADEKLNEDGFRAVGEQVVTKVPRCKKMFLELRNSINANHNTIAGVVYSDNTLKSSKIYDITHNVDRVGVGDAFCGGMIYGLVAYPGDDQKALDFAMAASCLKNTIYGDFNLVTVAEVENLMGGDGSGRVSR
- a CDS encoding YiiX/YebB-like N1pC/P60 family cysteine hydrolase, translating into MKKCYYIFSLLFIILSVSVFADDAQHNLQTSLEKVFKLHNGDLIFQNVDCGPMCDAINEVTQGYHGAKFSHVGIITIDKKQIYVIEAISKGVSITSLSKFLIRSLDNNGKPRIAIGRLNKKYQQLIPQAICEARKLVGKPYDDYFDISNDSYYCSELVYFAFLKANNNKPLFQLAPMTYKSPKTNKIFPVWDDYFKNLNIPVPEGKPGINPGGISRSGCLKVSFSFK
- a CDS encoding glycosyl hydrolase family 28 protein, whose product is MNKRSIRLTILLLTAFINVQVFAQEKFPDGTPISDWFRKNEVVNIKNLGKAYRITDYGVVNDSTILQTAKIQAVIDKATQEGGGVIVIPQGTYLSSSLFFKPKTHLYLEKDAVLKGSDDISNFPIVETRMEGQTLQYFPALVNADHVNGFTISGEGTLNGNGMRYWKSFWKRRAVNNKCTNMDELRPRLLYVSNSNDVQISGIHIINSPFWTTHFYKCNNVKMLNLYIFSPAAPVKAPSTDGIDIDACNNFLVKNCFISANDDGIALKGGKGTWADQDPNNGSNTNIIIEDCTYGFCHSALTCGSESIHNRNIILRRCTVDKANRLLWLKMRPDTPQKYEYILVEDIKGNANSFIFIKPWNQFFDPKSRKDMPLSYSDNVTMRNINLECEVFFNVKESDKYKLTNFTFENLNIKAKDGKINLNAMNPFILKNVVVNNVKIKNNK
- a CDS encoding SusC/RagA family TonB-linked outer membrane protein produces the protein MAQYKKVYFLCLSLLVVCPGISMAQKPNIPLIDSLITVGYATGKLRNVSGSVEKITEIQMNREQITTPLDAIRGRVPGLTIQRGTNSPAALDAVRLRGTTSLSSGNDPLIIVDGVFGDLSMLASIYPTDIESFTILKDASETAQYGSRGASGVIEVTTKKGISDKTRVSYNSSFGIASVYKNLKMLSADEFRNVALDRNISILDKGYNTDFEKEIEQTGLQQNHNVAFYGGTQASSYRVSVGLMNRQGVILNEDMKILTSNMNMAQEIFDGFVKCDLGMFGSVQKNRNLFDYQKTFYSAATFNPTFPNHKNPETGSWDMITNASQITNPLAWMEVKDNDAISHISAHARLTFHLSDNWKLAMFGAYTNNIVENSQYLPTSVWAHGQAYKGIRKMESLLGNMMLTYKKSWKKNFFDVLALAELQKETYTGFYTTVTNFSTDKLGYDNLQAGAIRLWEGTNSYYEEPRLASFLGRFNYTFADCYIFTVNTRADASSKFGHNHKWGFFPSFSAAWVVSEEKFMKHLPIVNNLKFRIGYGLAGNQSGIDSYTTLNLVKPNGIIPVGSSSQASLGVIRNTNPDLKWETKLTFNMGIDVALFDNRLLFTSNYYTSKTKDMLYLYNVSVPPFTYNTLLANIGSIRNSGMEIAIGITPLKAKDMELNINANITFQQNKLLSLSGYYNGESISGPKYKSLASLNGAGFHGGYNNIVYQVVGQPLGVFYLPHSKGLMAGSNGGSVYDITDLNGGGVSLEDGEDRYVAGQAVPKALLGSNISLRYKRWDISIQINGAFGHKIYNGTSLTYMNMNIFPDYSVMKEAPQRNIKDQTATDYWLERGDYVNFDYVTVGWNVPVQKVKKYIQSLRLAFTVNNLATITGYSGLTPMINSSTVNNTLGLDDKRGYPLARTYTLGLNINF
- a CDS encoding RagB/SusD family nutrient uptake outer membrane protein, with product MKRQYIYAFSCAVLIILSAACNKFLEETPRDKLPEEEAYKTLSDVYLNAVASLYTYIGGYSDSQGLQGTGRGVYDLNTFTTDEAIMPTRGGDWYDGGFWQGLFLHKWGTDNDAIQATWEYLYKVVNLCNKSLEEIDRFAETHSDAELPAYRAEVRAIRAMYYYYLMDLFGRVPLVLSSSTQMKDIIQKERKEVFDFVVKELQAAAPILAATRSNQPGDYYGRLTRPVICFLLAKLTLNAEIYTDNNWTDGIRQDGKSIYFEVDGKQLNAWQATAAYCDMITAVGYQLEPHYERNFAVFNESSNENIFTIPMNKTMYTNQMQYLFRSRHYNHGKAYGLGGENGSSATIEALNTFGYGTKTIDPRFDKCYFAGIVYDLKGNVVKLDNGTVLEYFPWKVLLDVSNTIYEKTAGARMKKYEVDVTATKDGKLMENDIVLFRYADVLLMKSEAKVRNGENGDTELNAVRYRVGAPAREATLDNLLTERLLELAWEGWRRQDLIRFGQFTRAYSSRPQLPNEENGYTIVFPIPAKIIGMNPLLIQNAGY
- a CDS encoding porin family protein, with product MKKIILFFALAVTSLTSYAQKFEIAGTANFWRNTDKNTTSFEVAPELTYELTEKWGIGASVSYGQERENDGIVSTDKVFTFAPYARYTYFDKEIISLFIDGGVGLSKVKSEIGNESETRTGFEAGLKPGVAIKVAERFKFISKIGFLGYKKNYPQAGKAFGFNLSGENIAVGFAYMF
- a CDS encoding GGGtGRT protein; protein product: MALFESYERRIDKINATLNANGIKDIEEAKAICDAAGIDPYKMCEETQPICFENAKWAYVVGAAIAIKKGCSNAADAAEAIGIGLQSFCIPGSVAEDRKVGIGHGNLAARLLRNETKCFAFLAGHESFAAAEGAIKIAEMANKVRKERLRVILNGLGKDAAQIISRINGFTYVQTEFDYYTSELKVVMEKAYSNGPRAAVKCYGADDVREGVAIMHKEGVDVSITGNSTNPTRFQHPVAGTYKKECIEQGKSYFSVASGGGTGRTLHPDNMAAGPASYGMTDTMGRMHSDAQFAGSSSVPAHVEMMGFLGIGNNPMVGATVAVAVVVSQALTK